CAGTgctatcagttttattttctttgttttctactaAGTCTAACTCACCAAGattaatttttgtagttttcactgtTACCAGgctgtgattctttttttttaaacctaaaccTAATTTACTCTGGGCAGtttcagccttttaaaattttcgTCTGTGTTGCTTAGTTCTGCCAGAGGTGGTCATTAAGAAAGGGATAGCCAataatctgagcactttgggagaccgaggtaggaggatcaggagttcaaaaccagcctgagcaacttagcaagaccccatctctaaaaaaaaaaaagaaaagaaaaactagccaggtgtggtagtgtgtgcttatagtcccagctacttgggaggctgaggcaggaggattgcttgagcccaggagttggaggctgcagggagctatgatgatgccactgcactgcctgggtgacagagtgagaccctgtctcaaaagaaataaaaaaaaaaaaaaaaaaagaaagagaaagataaaatgcCAGTGGGTTGCTTTGCTTGTTTTCTTGCTAAAACAGATAATGAGGATGCACTCTGGTTCTACAGAAGAGACTGTTAGGATCTTTCTTTCCCCCACTGGATTTGTTCAGAGTCCTAGCAATTAAAATGGTGCAGTTAAAGTGTCTCGTTTGTTCTGGGTAGGAGGCTGGGTCGGGAAGGGCAGAAGCCCAGGGGGGCACCAGAACCCTCCCATCCTGAGCTGTCCGTCTTCAGCCTCTTACCCAGCGCCTCAATCTCTGGCTCCTACAGATGCGGCCGAAAGTCATGTGGCACCTCCTTCGCCGGTACATGGCATCCCGCCTCTACTCCCTGCGGATGGGTGGCTACCTGTTCTCGGGCTCCCAGGCCCCGCAGTTGTCGCCCGCCCTGATGAGGGCCCTGGGCCAGAAGTGCCCCAACCTGAAGCGCCTCTGCCTGCACGTGGCCGACCTTAGCATGGTGCCCATCACCAGCTTGCCCCCCACGCTGCGGACCCTGGAGCTGCACAGCTGCGAGATCTCCATGGCCTGGCTCATGAAGCAGCAGGACCCCACCGTGCTGCCCCTGCTCGAGTGCATCGTGCTGGACCGCGTCCCCGCCTTCCGCGATGAACACCTGCAAGGCCTGACGCGCTTCCGTGCCCTGCGCTCGCTCGTGCTGGGCGGCACGTACCGCGTGACCGAGACGGGGCTGGATGCCAGCCTGCAGGAGATGAGCTACCTGCAGAGGCTCGAGGTGCTAGGCTGCACCCTCTCAGCCGACGGCACCCTGCTGGCCATCAGCCGCCACCTCCGAGATGTGCGCAAGATCCGGCTGACCGTGAGGGGCCTCTCTGCCCCGGGCCTGGCCGTCCTGGAAGGAATGCCGGCCCTGGAGAGCCTGTGCCTGCTGGGCCCCCTCATCACCCCAGAAATGCCCTCCCCCACTGAgatcctctcctcctgcctcaccatGCCCAAGCTCAGAGTGCTCgagctgcaggggctggggtgggagggtcaGGAAGCCGAGAGGATCCTGTGCAAGGGGCTGCCCCACTGCATGGTCATTGTCAGGGCCTGCCCCAAAGAGTCCATGGACTGGTGGATGTGACTGCTCCATCCGTCCTTGGAATCCAGCCCAGCTTTTACCGTTGAGCCCCAGACCCTCTGCGCAGCACTTTGAAGAGGGCAGGTAATCTAGCTTAAAGGCACTGAAGGCCCCAGGTAGACAGAACCGGGGCCCAGGGGCCTCCAGACCATTGGAATCATTGtttgccagctgtgtggcctctcGGAGGCCCAGTTCTCACATCTGGAAATAGGGAAGACCATAGCTACCTCATGGTTATGTTGCAAAGCCTTACTCTGAACAGCTACCGACCCCAAGAAGGCTCTCAATGAAGGGTCATTCCCAGGGTTGTCCTTAGGAATGGCATGGAGGCAGAAGGGTGGGGTTAAGAGCCAGGGGCAGCCAAGccccgtggctcatgcctataattctagcactttgggaagctgagacaggagaatcacttgagcccaagagtttgagaccagcctgggcaacacagcaagaccctgtctctaccaaaaataagcCAGGGGCACCTGCAGGGCCAAGCCCCCTTAAGAGGCCTAAAAGGACTATCTCTGCATCTGCACCCACACACCTATGCACCATTTGTATACCTACACACAGAGGGAGAGAGCAAGTGAGACTTGGCTTTGATGATCAAAATGTTCATAAAGGTTCTCAattgtattttctgtattttatattctgtattttccatgttttccataacatatattattttgctattaaaagaaaagatcatttttttccaaagaagcatccattttattcattcaagcaATGTTTCTTGAGCACCTCCTATTTTGCAGGCACTGTTCCAGGTTCTGGGgccacagcagtgaacaaaagtgACAAGACCCTGCCCTTGTAGAGCTCAGAGGGGAGAAGGCAGGACAACAAACAGGTAAGCACAACTGAATGATTTGGGAGACTCTTAAGACAATAAGCcaagggccgggcatggtggctcatgcctgtaatcctagcactctggaaggcctaggcgggaggatcgct
This portion of the Microcebus murinus isolate Inina chromosome 27, M.murinus_Inina_mat1.0, whole genome shotgun sequence genome encodes:
- the FBXL12 gene encoding F-box/LRR-repeat protein 12 isoform X3 translates to MRPKVMWHLLRRYMASRLYSLRMGGYLFSGSQAPQLSPALMRALGQKCPNLKRLCLHVADLSMVPITSLPPTLRTLELHSCEISMAWLMKQQDPTVLPLLECIVLDRVPAFRDEHLQGLTRFRALRSLVLGGTYRVTETGLDASLQEMSYLQRLEVLGCTLSADGTLLAISRHLRDVRKIRLTVRGLSAPGLAVLEGMPALESLCLLGPLITPEMPSPTEILSSCLTMPKLRVLELQGLGWEGQEAERILCKGLPHCMVIVRACPKESMDWWM
- the FBXL12 gene encoding F-box/LRR-repeat protein 12 isoform X1 — protein: MPGWSNPKTQPRSRERKVLCLLPRRPPGLAPTWCRFGRKRKCVSAGSWRLLPNSRTRSCWRSSLTSRVCHRWKRLVDDRWLWRHVDLTLYTMRPKVMWHLLRRYMASRLYSLRMGGYLFSGSQAPQLSPALMRALGQKCPNLKRLCLHVADLSMVPITSLPPTLRTLELHSCEISMAWLMKQQDPTVLPLLECIVLDRVPAFRDEHLQGLTRFRALRSLVLGGTYRVTETGLDASLQEMSYLQRLEVLGCTLSADGTLLAISRHLRDVRKIRLTVRGLSAPGLAVLEGMPALESLCLLGPLITPEMPSPTEILSSCLTMPKLRVLELQGLGWEGQEAERILCKGLPHCMVIVRACPKESMDWWM
- the FBXL12 gene encoding F-box/LRR-repeat protein 12 isoform X2, with the translated sequence MATFAELPDSVLLEIFSYLPVRDRIRISRVCHRWKRLVDDRWLWRHVDLTLYTMRPKVMWHLLRRYMASRLYSLRMGGYLFSGSQAPQLSPALMRALGQKCPNLKRLCLHVADLSMVPITSLPPTLRTLELHSCEISMAWLMKQQDPTVLPLLECIVLDRVPAFRDEHLQGLTRFRALRSLVLGGTYRVTETGLDASLQEMSYLQRLEVLGCTLSADGTLLAISRHLRDVRKIRLTVRGLSAPGLAVLEGMPALESLCLLGPLITPEMPSPTEILSSCLTMPKLRVLELQGLGWEGQEAERILCKGLPHCMVIVRACPKESMDWWM